In the genome of Caulobacter flavus, the window CTTCCTCGGCCCGATCGGGCCGCCGCAGCGAGGTCAATACGACCAGATCCTGGCCCTGCAACTCGAAAGGCACGGGGATCTTACTGGGGCCTTGTCTGTCGCTGGTGGGCGGCCGGGTTTCGACGGCGACCAGGACGCCCGGCTTGAGGCCGTGGATGGGCAAGCGCAGGTCCAGGTTCGCAGGCGGGATCTGCGGCAAGGCCTGAGCCAGTTGGCGCAGAAGGCCGGTCCCGTGCGCGACATAATCGTCGCGATAGGGCTTGCGCTTGATCGCCGGCTTGGGTGGCGCGTAAGAACCTGACGTGCGCACACGATCCAGCGACAGATGCTGTCTAGCGTCCTTGGGATCCTGCCCGGCCATTGAACGTTCCGCGCGATTCGCAAAAAGCGATCATCGGCGGTTGTGAAGCTTGGCTCAAGTCGCGGGGTGGAAGCGCTCGCGGAAGGCTCGTCGGTCGCGCAACATCTTGGCCAGGTGGTCGGCGGCGATCTCCAGCCGGCCATCCAGGATCGCCTCGCGCACGGCCGAGTCCGTGGCCCGGACGATCTCGCCTTGGCTCAGCCCGCCCAGTTCCTCGCGCAGGCCCTTGATGGCCTTGGCCGCCAGCTTGAACTTGCCAAGGCGGGCCTTGAGGATGGCCACGCCCTCGTCGGCGCTGGGCAGGCCGTACTCGACGACCTCGTCGAAGCGCCGCGCCAGGGCGTGGTCGAGGATCTCGACGTGGTTGGTGGCGGCCACCACGATGCTGTCGGTGCTGTTGGACTCCTCCATGAAGGACAGCACCGAATTGAGGATCCGGCGCATTTCCCCAACATCGTTGGGGTCGCCGCGGCGAGCCCCTACGGCGTCGAACTCGTCGAGCAGATAGACCCCGCGCACGGCCGCGACCTGGTCGAACACCAGACGCAGCTTGCTCGCGGTCTCGCCCATGTAGCGGGAGAACACGCTTTCGAGCTTGATGGTGAAGAGCGGCAGCCGCAGTTCCGCCGCCAGCGCCGCGGCGGTCATGGTCTTGCCCGTGCCTGGCGGGCCGATCAGCAAAAGATGGGTCGCGGGGGTCTGGCCATGTTCGCGCAATGTCGCGCGCGCTTCCTGCTGGCGCACGACGCGGGCCAGTTTGTCGGCGGTGGCCGGCGCCAGAACCATGCCCGACAGCTTGGTCTTGGGGTAGCTGCTCTCGACGATGCTCTGCAGCTCGCCGCGCGGGCGCGCCAAGGGGATCGGCGAGGCGGCTGGGACGGGCGGTCCCCGACGCGCGTCACGGACCCGTTGCACCGCCTGCTTCAGGGCGGCGGCGTCATCGGCGTGACCGGCGCGCGCCTCGGTCGCTGCGATCGACAGGGCGATGGACAGCAGGCGCTCTTCATCGCCTTCGGCATGCGACTCCAGGAGCGCGAGAATGTGCCGAACAGTCATCGGAGCGCCCCCTTTCTCGGATGTGACGCAAGCATAGCGCGAGTCGTAGTTAACATCGGGTGTGCGAATTCAGGCGCGTGGCTTTAGCCGAAAACATGACCCTGGACACATGGATAATCCAGCGCTGCGACAATAACGGTCAGGAGCGCGCCTCGTATCCGTCGTGACGGCCTTGCGTAGCAACGGCATTTCCGACGGCGCGGTGCTGCCCTGGGCAGGCAAGGCTAGGGGGCCGTCTGCGGCCGGTCCGGAGCTGGACCGGCCGCAGATCCCGGTCAGACCGGCTCGGCGTCGCAGATGGGATAAGTCCCCATGGCGTGTCGCATGGCGTCGAGCAGGGTCTGCTCGGTCGTGACGCTGACGACGACCTCACGGATGACGATGACCCCGCCGCCGTGGGCGTGGTCTTGGACGGTAAGTTTTACAGGCATGGAACTACTCCAGTTAAAGCCCCGCCCAACGGGACGGGGACATACTATTTAGGCTCCGAGCCCCAAAAGCGGCCGATAGGGACCGCGGCGACCAACAGGGGCGGCCGTCGCGCTGTCGCCGGCGAAGACGGCGACCCGGGAAAACGGTGAGTTGGCGCGTCTATGGCGGATCAACCGCCGGAGACCGTCTTGTCCCACCCGCTTCCGCACCCCGTCGATCAGCATGTCGGCTCCAGACTGCGCCTTGGCCGAAAGCTGCGCGGCGTATCTCAGAGGATCCTGGCCCGGGCCTTGGGTCTGACCTTCCAGCAGGTCCAGAAGTACGAGCGCGGGGTCAATCGCGTCCCGGCCTCGATGCTTTACGGCGCAGCGCGGCTCCTGGCGGTGTCGATCGACTGGTTCTACGAGGGCGTTGAGGCCGAGGGCGGGGATCTTACGGCGATCGGCGATCGCGCGCGGGTGCTGCGCGACTTCCTGGCCACGCGCGAAGGGCCTGAGCTTGCGGTGCTGATGGCTCGCCTGCCCAGGTCTCAAGCCGTCCCGGTCCTGGCTTTGATGCGGGCTTTCGCCGAGGCTGAACCGCTGGAGCGGGCCGGCTAGCGACCTGGACGATCGAGCGGGCGGACGGTGAAAAAGGGGGCTCCCCGCCGCCTTGCGGCGGCGAGGAGCGGTTGGCCCGTCAGGCCTCGTCGTCCGGCTCGGGCTGGTCGGCGGGCTCGCCCTTGCGGGCGGGCCGGTTCCAGACCAGGTCAAAGCCCTCTTCCGCCGGGAAGAGCCGGGCGCTGATCGGCGCGGGGAAGCTCGGGTCGTCGAGGCTGACCGAGAGGTAGTCGACGCCCTTGCCCGAGGTGTATTTCCAGGCCGCGCCGATTTCGGCGCCCTCGGCGAAGACCCGATAGACCGGTTGGTCCTTGGCCGGATCGCCGTCGATGGGCTTGAAGACGACGCTGGGCACCGAGAGCTTGAGCGTCCGGATCGAGCCGGAGAAGCCGTCGCGGCTGGCCTTGAAAGTGCCGATGCGGGCCATTGGAGTGTTTCCTTTCGCTTGTCGGGCCGCGCCGATCGCGGCCTCGATGGCGCTCCGAAGCCCTGGGCTTGGCGAGGATGGCAGGACGCCCCGCTGGTCTTCGGTGAAGGGGCGGACCCGCAGCGCGAGCGAAGGACCGACGACGTCCGGGTTTGTTGCCTCGCGAGGAAGGCGCGCTTTGCGCGGCGGGGAAGAAACCCGGCGACGAGGTTGCCGGACGGACCAGCCTGGGGCCGGTTGTCGCCAGATGAGGCCGCGATCGACGCTGGACCGACGCGAAGGAACCTCCGATGGCCGGGGTCGGTGCTTTCAGGTCGGCCGCGACGGCTTCTCCGGCTCGATCTGGACGCTCAAGCTCTCGGTCCCCAGCGTCGCCTCCAAGTCGTTGGCGGCGGCCATGGCCAGAACCAAGCGGTTTTCCGGGTCTATGCCGAGGTGGGCGGACTCGACGCGGGCGTGGCCAGATCGACCTTGGGGGGAGGGGCGAGGCCTGACTGGTCAGTCTCGACGGTCCAAGCAGGCCTGGGCGGATCGGCGCTCGGCTCTTCCCGGCGGAAGAGGACTTCGACCGACCTGGAGGCGCCCGCCCGCAAGGGCGAGCCCGACGATCAGCCCGAGCCGGGCGACGAGGCCCTGCGGGGCGACTGGCCCATGCCGCCGCAGGGCGGTGGGAATGCCCCTTTCACCGTCCGCGTCGCCCGCAAAGGAGAAGGCCGGGTCGCCTTGGAGCGGCCCGGCCTTCGGAGGACTATTCGGCCGCTAGGCTGTCGGCCTGGACCGGGTGATCATCCGGGGATGCGACCTCGCCGTTCTGTGCGGGCGGATCGCTCGCGACGGCGGTCTCCACGGCGGCGACCTCGGCTTGGTCGTCCGCTTCGTCCTGGCTTTCCCGGACGGGGGCCTTGGTGCGCAGCAGCGGCGGGAGCCAGGAGACGCGCACCAGATCAGGCTCGGCGGCCGTGACCAAATCGCCCTTCTTCAGGCCCGAGAGCCGTTGGGCGGTGTCGGCCGAGACGCCTTCGGCGACGGCGGCCAGGACGTGGCCCTTGGTGACGCGGCTCAGGTAACGCTCGGCCGTCGGCTTCCAGAAGGCTGTCATGTCCAGGGCCGTGGCCGTGGCCAGGGTCTCGGCATGGGAAAGGCCCGCCCGCCGCCCCGAGAAGCTGCGGACCGCATCGAGGGTGCGGGCCACGCAGAAGGCCAGGAGGCTGGCGCGGCTGTCGGTGTCGAGGCCGACGACGAACGCCCACACCTCGTCGTCCTTCTCGGGCATCTGTCTTGCCCACTGGTCGTAGCGGCTTTCGAGGGCCTCATAGGCGGGGCTTGTTTTCACCCCCTCGCCGTGGTCGGGCAGGAAGGCCGAGGAGGCCTTGATGTCCAGGCACGAGGCCCAGGGCGCGTGCTGGAAGGTGGTGAGCGCAAGGGCGTGGGTGAGGCAGACCAGGGCCAGATCGGGGTCGTTGGCCAGGGCCAGCCGCAGGCCCGCCGTTCGGTGGGCGGTCAGCTCGGCGATGAGCTTGGCCGATAGGGGGGCGTTGGCGGGACCGTCGGCTTCCTCTTCGGCGGCCGGGGCGGCGCGATCCTCCCCATCCTCGTCGTCCTCCTCCTTGGGCGTGAGGATGACGTCCTCGGGGCGGACGAAGCCGCGATCGATGCGCACGACACCGTCATAGCTCAGCACCACGAGGGCCCCGGCGCGGGCGAGGTCGTCGGGGGCGTAGGCTTCCCTGGCGTCGCGGGCGAGGTCTTCCTCGATGGCGGTCAGGCGCGCCTCGACCTCGGCGGGGAGGTCTTCGACGCCGCCCCAGGTTTCGCTGAGGTCGCCATACTCGGCCCGAAGGGCCTCACGCTGCGTCGCCCGTTCGGCCGTGAACTCCGGCGCCTTGGGCCACACCCGGGTCAGGCCGTGGCCGTGGGGATACTGGAGATGCTTTTCGCACCACTTCCAGCCCTCGGCGGCGACCTCATCGACGATGGCCGACAGCTTCTCATCGACGAGGCGATCGACCAGGGCGACATTGGACAGGTAGCCGCCCCGGTCGTCGGCGAAGAGGTCGCGGACCACGACGCCGCCAGCGGCCAGATAGGCCTCCAGGCCGATGAAGTGGACCCGGCGATCGTCGGCCATGACCGTGGTCTCGGTCATGGCCCTGCGGATGCTGCTGGGGTGGGCGTCGCGATGGGTCTCGAAGACTTGGAGCTGGCGCGCGTGGTCCTCGGTGGCGGCGAAGGCCATCAGCTGGTCGAGGGTCAGTTGCTCCTCGCGGTAGGCCTTGATCAGAGCCGGCGCCACGGCCGACAGACGCAGGCGCTCGCGGACCACGGCGGCGGTGACGCCGAAACGCGCGCCGATGGCTTCGGCGCCCCAGCCTTGGCGCTCGGAGAGGTCCTTGAACGCCCCGAATTCGTCGGCGGGCGCCAGCGGTTCGCGGCCGATGTTCTCGTCGAGGCTGATCTCCACGGCGTCGTTGGTCTCGTCCACCAGACAACGCACTAGCGCGCCGCGCGGGATCAGCTTGCGCTTGGCCAGCAGGCGCAGGGCGAGGCGGCGGCCTTCCCCGGCCGTGACCAGGGCGTAGCCGGTCTCGCTGCCGTCCTCGCCGCGTTCGGGCCGAACCACCGGCGGCTGGATGATGCCCTTGGCCAGGATCGAGGCCGCACGCGCCTCGATGACGGCGGGCTTGTGGCCGCCCTTGCGGACGTTGTCAGGCGAGGCCTTGAGCTTGCTCAAGGGATAGACGCGTTCTTCCCCGGAGCGGACGGCGCCGCCGTCGGTGATGATAAAGAACTTGGCGGCGACGACGTCCTGGGCGGTCTCTTTGGCGGCTTGACTGGAAGCGGACATGACGGTTCTCCCGTAGGGTTGGGGGCAGGCGCGGGTTGCGCCTGACCCCTGCCCGTCGGCGAGACCGGGGGGGCAAGCGGAGCGGCGGCTTCGCGGGGACCCGGCTGCAGCCGTCGCCGCGCTCGAAGCCCTTCACCATGCTCGCGCCCGCGAAGCTGGGCGGAAGCCGTTGCGAAGTGCGCGGGGGGGCAGCGCCCCCAAGCTCGCGGGCGCGTCAGCGTCCGCAGGCAAGGACGCCGCTCAGCGGCGCCGGCGCGGGCGCCGGCCTGATCCCTCGGCATGTCGCCGGGCGAGAGCTTTTGGAGGGCGGTACTTGGCGGGAGGGGCCTGATGGGTGAAGCTTCGCCATGAGCCAGGCCTTCACCACTTTTTGCCATCGGGCTGACAAGCGCTTCCACGAAGCCGATTGCTGGAACAGGTGGTTCGGGGAAGTGGCGCGGGCGCGGGCCGACTTTGCCGACTATCTGTCCAAGGAAGCCTATTGGGAGTCGCTCGGTAACGAGACCGCCAGCATGAGCGTGCTGGCCACGGCTGCGGTGCGCGCGGGCCTGCTGGCGACAACCGAGACCGTCTGCTGGAAGCATCAGGTCGACCATCGCAAGAACTTCAGGGGCGGGCGCTTGGATCTGTGGGTCGCCGACCCCGGATTCCGTCGGGCCTGGGCCTTCGAGGCCAAGCAGGTCAATTGCCGCCCAGGAACCCGCGAGGCGACGATCGCGGATGCCTATGCGAACGCTCGGTACGACGCCTGGGATGTTCCCGAGCACGAAGGCGACCGCTTCATGGGCCTGTTGGTCGTCACCCTGCCACAGGATGGCGACACCGCGCCCCTTCACAAGCGGCTGGTCGCCTTTGCGCGTACCGCGCCGGACTTTGCCTGGGAGGTTGGTGGAGGGCCGCGCTGCAAGCCGGCCTTCATCTTCATCGGCGAGGCGATCAAGCGGCCGAAGCCCTCGGCTCGCCGCCAGGCCAAGTAGAGCGCCGAGCGCTCAGACGGGCAGGGCGGTTTGCGAAACCGCCGCGTTGGTCGCGGCCGCGTCGAAGCTGGAGACGGTCACGCCCAGCAGCCGCACCCCGGTCCGCAAGGGGAAGACGGATCGCACGAGATCCTGGCCAAGCCGGCGAAGCCGTTCGGCCTCGATGATCGGACCGGCGATCGAGCGGCTGCGGGTGGCCTGCTGGAAGTCGGCGTATTTCACCTTCACGGTCACCGTCCGTCCGAAGGTCCCAGCCTTCTCGCACCAGGCGAAAACCTTGTCGGACAGGGCCGCGACCTCGGCCTCGATGCGCGCGGTATCCAGCAGGTCGGTCTCGAAGGTGGTCTCCGAGCCCGAGGACTTGCGCGCGCGATCAGGATTGACCGGTCGATGATCGATGCCGCGGGCGATGCCGTAGAACCAGGGACCCGACTTACCGAAGTGCTCTTGCAGGAACGAGAGCGACTGGCGATGGAGATCCTCGCCGGTGTGGATTCCAAGGCGTTTCATCTTGGCGGCTGTGACCTCGCCGACGCCGTAGAAGCGGCCGATCGGCAGGGTCTGGACGAAAGCTTCGCCCCGGCCCGGCGCGACCAGAAACTGGCCGTCCGGCTTGTTCTGGTCCGAGGCCATCTTGGCGAGGAACTTGTTGTAGGAGATGCCCGCCGAGGCGGTCAGGCCCGTCTCCCGACGGATCCGATCGCGGATGATCCGCGCGGTCTGGGTCGCGGTTTCGATCCCGGCCTTGTTACCCGTGACGTCGAGATAGGCTTCGTCAAGCGACAGGGGCTCGATGAAGTCGGCGTAGGACGCGAAGATGCCGTGGATCTGGCGTGAAACCGCCCGATAGACTTCGAAGCGGTGCGGCACGAAGACGAGCTGGGGGCACTTGCGTAGCGCCGTGCTCGAAGGCATGGCCGA includes:
- a CDS encoding ParB/RepB/Spo0J family partition protein, yielding MSASSQAAKETAQDVVAAKFFIITDGGAVRSGEERVYPLSKLKASPDNVRKGGHKPAVIEARAASILAKGIIQPPVVRPERGEDGSETGYALVTAGEGRRLALRLLAKRKLIPRGALVRCLVDETNDAVEISLDENIGREPLAPADEFGAFKDLSERQGWGAEAIGARFGVTAAVVRERLRLSAVAPALIKAYREEQLTLDQLMAFAATEDHARQLQVFETHRDAHPSSIRRAMTETTVMADDRRVHFIGLEAYLAAGGVVVRDLFADDRGGYLSNVALVDRLVDEKLSAIVDEVAAEGWKWCEKHLQYPHGHGLTRVWPKAPEFTAERATQREALRAEYGDLSETWGGVEDLPAEVEARLTAIEEDLARDAREAYAPDDLARAGALVVLSYDGVVRIDRGFVRPEDVILTPKEEDDEDGEDRAAPAAEEEADGPANAPLSAKLIAELTAHRTAGLRLALANDPDLALVCLTHALALTTFQHAPWASCLDIKASSAFLPDHGEGVKTSPAYEALESRYDQWARQMPEKDDEVWAFVVGLDTDSRASLLAFCVARTLDAVRSFSGRRAGLSHAETLATATALDMTAFWKPTAERYLSRVTKGHVLAAVAEGVSADTAQRLSGLKKGDLVTAAEPDLVRVSWLPPLLRTKAPVRESQDEADDQAEVAAVETAVASDPPAQNGEVASPDDHPVQADSLAAE
- the dinB gene encoding DNA polymerase IV, whose product is MESPPRKIIHIDMDAFFASVEQRDNPALRGTPVVVGSPAARGVIAAASYEARRFGVRSAMPSSTALRKCPQLVFVPHRFEVYRAVSRQIHGIFASYADFIEPLSLDEAYLDVTGNKAGIETATQTARIIRDRIRRETGLTASAGISYNKFLAKMASDQNKPDGQFLVAPGRGEAFVQTLPIGRFYGVGEVTAAKMKRLGIHTGEDLHRQSLSFLQEHFGKSGPWFYGIARGIDHRPVNPDRARKSSGSETTFETDLLDTARIEAEVAALSDKVFAWCEKAGTFGRTVTVKVKYADFQQATRSRSIAGPIIEAERLRRLGQDLVRSVFPLRTGVRLLGVTVSSFDAAATNAAVSQTALPV
- a CDS encoding helix-turn-helix domain-containing protein produces the protein MSHPLPHPVDQHVGSRLRLGRKLRGVSQRILARALGLTFQQVQKYERGVNRVPASMLYGAARLLAVSIDWFYEGVEAEGGDLTAIGDRARVLRDFLATREGPELAVLMARLPRSQAVPVLALMRAFAEAEPLERAG
- a CDS encoding AAA family ATPase; this translates as MTVRHILALLESHAEGDEERLLSIALSIAATEARAGHADDAAALKQAVQRVRDARRGPPVPAASPIPLARPRGELQSIVESSYPKTKLSGMVLAPATADKLARVVRQQEARATLREHGQTPATHLLLIGPPGTGKTMTAAALAAELRLPLFTIKLESVFSRYMGETASKLRLVFDQVAAVRGVYLLDEFDAVGARRGDPNDVGEMRRILNSVLSFMEESNSTDSIVVAATNHVEILDHALARRFDEVVEYGLPSADEGVAILKARLGKFKLAAKAIKGLREELGGLSQGEIVRATDSAVREAILDGRLEIAADHLAKMLRDRRAFRERFHPAT
- a CDS encoding DUF736 domain-containing protein, whose protein sequence is MARIGTFKASRDGFSGSIRTLKLSVPSVVFKPIDGDPAKDQPVYRVFAEGAEIGAAWKYTSGKGVDYLSVSLDDPSFPAPISARLFPAEEGFDLVWNRPARKGEPADQPEPDDEA